The Montipora capricornis isolate CH-2021 chromosome 6, ASM3666992v2, whole genome shotgun sequence genome has a window encoding:
- the LOC138050888 gene encoding uncharacterized protein: protein MAIDIRATLNIHFLRPPGSETEVKLPQFADDTTLLLTDDQSIDEAFHTFKLYERASGARINQISMKKLARKSGKNLIKKPARLELKSLGENFQRRKYARFTNKEAEYQGTIPKHSTAKTESNPRVKMRTKILTRRSQRPKRGMDEENISESQETSPMFNDLGQIEAWISFAAHVRRQDPGFSPSCTQTLRTCGFTSVKEFYKSEVQSNVTFNPLFEDDNSDDDKRRRHARHRLHTIDEESEAYGSGSRLH, encoded by the exons ATGGCAATTGACATACGGGCTACCCTGAACATACACTTCTTACGTCCGCCAGGCTCGGAGACTGAAGTTAAGTTGCCTCAATTTGCGGATGACACTACTTTGTTATTGACGGATGATCAGTCCATCGATGAAGCATttcacacttttaaactttatGAACGTGCTTCGGGGGCGAGAATCAATCAAA TTTCTATGAAGAAATTGGCCCGGAAGAGTGGAAAGAACTTGATCAAGAAGCCTGCAAGATTAGAG CTGAAGTCTCTTGGAGAAAATTTTCAAAGGAGGAAGTATGCACGTtttacaaataaagaagccGAATATCAGGGGACTATACCAAAACAT AGCACAGCGAAAACAGAATCCAACCCCAGAGTGAAGATGCGAACAAAAATTCTTACGCGACGAAGTCAAAGACCGAAGCGAGGAATGGATGAGGAAAACATTTCTGAGAGCCAGGAAACTTCTCCGATGTTCAACGATCTTGGTCAAATTGAAGCTTGGATCTCTTTCGCTGCGCACGTAAGAAGACAAGATCCCGGATTCTCTCCCAGCTGTACCCAGACCCTCCGGACGTGTGGTTTTACTTCGGTTAAGgaattttataaaagcgaagtTCAAAGTAATGTGACGTTTAATCCACTTTTTGAGGACGATAACAGCGATGACGACAAACGACGGCGGCACGCGAGACATCGATTGCATACGATCGATGAAGAGTCGGAGGCGTACGGTTCCGGATCGCGATTACATTAG